One window of the Gambusia affinis linkage group LG01, SWU_Gaff_1.0, whole genome shotgun sequence genome contains the following:
- the LOC122821771 gene encoding mitofusin-2-like has product MSISVPRPSPLQFQCKKKNRTMAEVNVSPLKHFVTAKKKINGIFEQLGTYIKESAAFLEDTYKNEQLDPLTTEEQVQEVCSYLSKVAGIGEVLARRHMKVVFFGRTSNGKSSVINAMLCDKVLPSGIGHTTNCFLRVEGTDGEGFLLTEGSEDRKSITTVNQLAHALLQDVDLDAGSLVCVMWPKAKCALLRDDLVLLDSPGIDVTTELDSWIDKFCLDADVFVLVANSESTLMQTEKSFFHKVNQRLSSPNVFILNNRWDASASEPEYMEEVRRQHMDRCTNFLVDELGVVDRAQASDRIFFVSAKEVLQARVQKAQGMPESGGALAEGFQARMFEFQNFERRFEECISQSAVKTKFEQHTVRAKQISEALRRIMDVVHVAAQEQRLYCLETKEDRQQRLEFIEKQLDLLTMDCKAKIKRITEEVERQVTNTMAEEIRKLHVLVDDFHMDFHPSPVVLKVYKNELHRYIEDGLGKTMSDRCSSSITNALQATQMEMIEGLKPLLPNPIREQANKIIPRQYFNLTYDLACDKLCSDFQEDISFHFSLGWTMLVNRFLGPKNTRRALMGYNDQVPRPMALTPVSTSMPPFPQSSVTQEELMVTMVTGLASLTSRTSMGVLVVGGVIWKAVGWRLIALSLGLYGLLYVYERLTWTTKAKERAFKRQFVDYASEKLQLIVSYTGSNCSHQVQQELTSVFAQLCQQVDVTRQNLDDEVNEINRKIELLDNLQSKAKLLRNKAGWLDSELNMFTQQYLQQSK; this is encoded by the exons ATGTCTATATCTGTCCCAAGACCCAGCCCTCTCCAGTTTcaatgcaagaagaaaaacagaacaatggcTGAAGTAAATGTGTCACCACTGAAGCATTTTGTCACTGCAAAGAAGAAGATCAATGGAATATTTGAACAACTTGGGACCTACATCAAGGAAAGCGCAGCCTTTCTGGAAG ATACTTACAAAAATGAGCAGCTGGACCCACTGACCACTGAGGAGCAAGTTCAGGAGGTCTGCAGTTACCTGTCCAAGGTGGCAGGAATAGGAGAAGTGCTTGCGCGGAGGCATATGAAGGTGGTTTTCTTTGGAAG AACGAGTAATGGGAAGAGTTCTGTGATCAATGCCATGTTATGTGATAAAGTTCTGCCATCTGGAATCGGACACACAACCAACTGTTTCCTGAGGGTGGAGGGCACAGATGGCGAAGGCTTCCTCCTCACTGAAGGCTCTGAGGATAGGAAAAGCATAACG ACGGTGAACCAGCTGGCCCACGCTCTACTTCAGGATGTGGATCTGGACGCGGGCAGTCTGGTCTGTGTCATGTGGCCTAAAGCAAAGTGTGCTTTACTAAGAGATGATTTGGTGCTTTTGGACAG CCCAGGCATCGACGTCACCACCGAATTGGACAGCTGGATCGACAAGTTCTGTCTTGATGCAGATGTGTTTGTCCTAGTAGCAAACTCCGAATCCACGCTCATGCAAACA GAGAAGTCCTTCTTTCATAAAGTCAATCAGCGTCTCTCAAGTCCTAATGTTTTTATCCTCAACAACCGTTGGGATGCCTCTGCCTCAGAGCCAGAATACATGGAGGAG GTTCGCAGACAGCACATGGATCGCTGCACTAATTTTCTTGTGGATGAGTTGGGCGTTGTTGACAGAGCCCAGGCCAGCGACCGCATCTTCTTCGTCTCAGCTAAAGAAGTGCTTCAGGCTCGTGTGCAGAAGGCCCAAGGAATGCCTGAATCAG GTGGAGCTCTGGCTGAAGGATTTCAAGCCAGAATGTTTGAGTTCCAAAACTTTGAGAGGCGATTTGAA GAGTGCATATCTCAGTCTGCGGTGAAGACCAAGTTCGAACAGCACACAGTAAGAGCAAAGCAAATATCTGAAGCTCTGCGGCGCATTATGGACGTGGTACATGTAGCTGCCCAAGAACAGAG ACTCTACTGCTTGGAGACAAAAGAGGATCGTCAACAACGGCTGGAGTTTATAGAGAAACAACTGGATCTGTTAACTATGGACTGCAAGGCTAAGATCAAGAGGATTACAGAGGAGgtggagagacag GTAACCAACACTATGGCAGAGGAAATAAGGAAGCTTCATGTCCTAGTGGATGACTTCCACATGGACTTCCACCCATCACCTGTGGTCCTCAAGGTCTACAAAAAT GAACTCCATCGGTACATTGAGGACGGTCTGGGTAAGACCATGTCTGACAGGTGCTCCAGCTCCATCACGAACGCCCTGCAGGCCACACAAATGGAGATGATCG agGGCCTGAAGCCTCTGCTGCCAAATCCCATCAGAGAGCAGGCCAACAAGATCATTCCTCGTCAGTACTTCAACCTTACATATGACCTGGCCTGTGACAAGCTTTGTAGTGATTTTCAAGAGGATATCAGCTTCCACTTTTCCCTTGGTTGGACCATGCTCGTCAACCGGTTTCTAGGGCCCAAGAACACCCGACGGGCCCTCATGGGCTACAACGACCAG GTTCCTCGGCCCATGGCCCTAACACCAGTCAGCACCAGCATGCCTCCATTCCCACAAAGTTCTGTGACTCAGGAAGAGCTCATGGTCACCATGGTGACAGGTCTTGCATCTCTTACATCGCGCACTTCCATGGGTGTCCTTGTGGTCGGCGGTGTG ATTTGGAAGGCAGTGGGATGGCGCCTGATAGCGTTATCACTGGGTCTTTATGGGCTTCTCTACGTCTACGAGCGACTCACATGGACTACCAAGGCCAAAGAGAGAGCCTTCAAGCGACAGTTTGTGGACTACGCCAGTGAGAAGCTGCAGCTAATTGTCAGCTACACTGGATCCAACTGCAGCCACCAAGTCCAGCA AGAGCTGACAAGCGTGTTTGCACAGCTGTGCCAGCAGGTAGATGTCACCCGTCAGAACCTCGATGATGAAGTCAATGAAATTAACAGGAAGATTGAGCTCTTGGACAATCTACAGAGCAAGGCTAAACTTCTACG gAACAAGGCAGGTTGGCTGGACAGTGAGCTCAATATGTTCACCCAGCAGTACCTCCAGCAGAGCAAGTGA